A genomic window from Emys orbicularis isolate rEmyOrb1 chromosome 8, rEmyOrb1.hap1, whole genome shotgun sequence includes:
- the CCNG1 gene encoding cyclin-G1, with translation MIEMLVTTEAQELLYQLNALLEQELRYQPKASGLRLIETAHDNGLRMTARLRDFEVKDLLSLTQFFGFNTETFSLAVNFLDRFLSKMKVQPKHLGCVGLSCFYLAVKATEEERNVPLATDLIRISQYRFTVSDMMRMEKIVLEKLYWRVKATTAFQFLQLYHLLIHENLPCERRKHLNFERLEAQLKACHCRIMFSKAKPSVLALSILALEIEEKKLLELKEAIECLQIHSKTNSRDLTFWKELVLKCLAEYSSNKCSKPNVQKLKWIVSGRTARQLKHSYYRISHLPTIPETGS, from the exons ATGATTGAAATGCTTGTAACAACTGAAGCTCAGGAATTGCTATATCAGCTCAATGCTCTGTTGGAACAAGAGTTAAGATATCAGCCAAAGGCTTCTGGCCTGAGACTAATTGAAACTGCTCATGACAATGGCCTCCGAATGACTGCAAGGTTGCGAGACTTTGAAGTAAAAGATCTCCTCAGCTTAACTCAATTCTTTGGCTTCAATACAGAAACGTTTTCTTTAGCTGTGAATTTCTTAGACCGGTTTCTGTCAAAAATGAAG GTGCAGCCTAAACACTTAGGCTGTGTTGGACTAAGCTGCTTCTACCTGGCTGTGAAAGCAACAGAAGAGGAAAGAAACGTTCCCTTAGCCACTGACTTAATTCGAATAAGCCAGTATAGGTTCACTGTATCTGACATGATGAGAATGGAGAAAATTGTGTTAGAGAAGCTATACTGGAGAGTCAAAGCTACAACTGCCTTTCAGTTTCTACAACTCTATCACTTGCTCATCCATGAGAATTTACCTTGTGAAAG GAGAAAGCATCTTAATTTTGAGAGACTTGAAGCCCAGCTTAAGGCATGTCACTGCAGAATCATGTTCTCTAAAGCCAAG CCTTCTGTTTTGGCATTATCTATATTGGCACTGGAGATCGAAGAAAAGAAACTGCTAGAGTTGAAAGAGGCGATAGAATGCCTTCAAATACATTCCAAG ACAAATAGCAGAGACCTAACTTTCTGGAAGGAACTGGTATTAAAGTGCCTTGCAGAATACTCATCAAACAAGTGTTCAAAACCAAATGTTCAGAAGCTGAAGTGGATTGTGTCAGGACGTACAGCACGGCAGCTGAAGCATAGCTACTATAGAATCTCACACCTCCCCACAATCCCAGAGACTGGCTCATAA